Proteins found in one Pelmatolapia mariae isolate MD_Pm_ZW linkage group LG7, Pm_UMD_F_2, whole genome shotgun sequence genomic segment:
- the LOC134632060 gene encoding ADP-ribosylation factor-like protein 3, translating to MGLLSILRRLKQSPEQEVRLLLLGLDNAGKTTVLKQLAAEDVSHITPTQGFNIKSVQSAGFKLNVWDIGGQRKIRPYWRNYFENTDVLIYVIDSSDRKRFEETSLELAELLEEEKLATVPLLIFANKQDLMTAAPASELAESLRLHTIRDRMWQVQACSALTAEGIQDGMTWVCRNIKFRKKP from the exons ATG GGCCTTTTGTCCATCCTTCGGCGGCTGAAGCAGTCTCCAGAGCAGGAAGTACGCTTGCTGCTGTTAGGGTTGGATAATGCCGGCAAGACCACTGTGCTAAAACAGCTGGCAGCCGAAGACGTCAGCCACATCACCCCCACACAA GGCTTTAACATCAAGAGCGTGCAGTCCGCAGGCTTCAAGCTGAACGTTTGGGACATTGGAGGTCAACGCAAAATCCGACCATACTGGAGGAATTATTTTGAGAACACAGATGTGCTG ATCTATGTGATTGACAGCTCAGACAGGAAACGGTTTGAAGAAACAAGTCTG GAGCTAGCTGAGTTGCTGGAGGAGGAAAAGCTCGCCACGGTGCCGCTGCTAATCTTCGCCAACAAGCAGGACCTGATGACAGCTGCTCCAGCGTCAGAGCTGGCAGAAAGTCTCCGTCTGCACACAATACGGGATCGCATGTGGCAGGTGCAGGCCTGCTCGGCGCTCACTGCAGAGGGAATTCAG
- the wbp1 gene encoding WW domain-binding protein 1, with protein sequence MAQKALGSIVGLLCTGTYLVQGKEFCFGVNNEQYRCEMGYCCGETECCTYYYELWWFWLVWTLIIMLSCCCAYRHRRVKMRLQQEQRQREISLMAYQGASSSFISPPPLNLRFWNDCKLPDYEEVVGHPPTPPPPYSENPPECIPVVVPQVNQPDASSVPQPLAEAEPRVDCQASGSSSDQEAVSLPIQVQCAAEENVEAAEEDEELVTRRRHVTGDSGIEVCVCQLDVDEGSGLEEESEEEQRMCKVAGRDCCSAPQQQTLRQKEHASELPSQTSTSNGDHVV encoded by the exons ATGGCACAGAAAGCACTGGGATCCATTGTTGGTCTTCTTTGCACCGGGACCTATCTTGTGCAG GGGAAGGAGTTCTGTTTTGGGGTAAACAATGAGCAGTACCGCTGTGAGATGGGGTACTGCTGTGGTGAAACAGAATGCTGCACTTACTACTATGAACTCTGGT GGTTCTGGTTGGTATGGACCTTAATCATCATGCTGAGCTGCTGTTGTGCCTATCGACACCGGAGGGTTAAAATGCGTCTTCAGCAGGAGCAGCGCCAGCGTGAGATCAGTCTCATGGCCTACCAAGGAGCCTCCAGCTCCTTTATTTCACCTCCACCTCTCAATTTAA GATTTTGGAATGACTGCAAGCTTCCTGACTATGAAGAGGTAGTTGGCCACCCTCcgacacctcctcctccttacTCTGAAAACCCTCCTGAGTGTATCCCTGTAGTCGTTCCACAAGTGAACCAGCCGGACGCTTCTTCTGTGCCACAACCCCTTGCCGAGGCTGAGCCGAGGGTGGACTGTCAGGCCTCCGGTTCGTCATCAGACCAGGAGGCGGTGTCGCTCCCAATCCAAGTACAGTGTGCGGCAGAGGAGAATGTAGAGGCGgcagaggaggacgaggagcttGTGACTCGGCGTCGGCACGTAACCGGCGACTCAGGGATTGAGGTGTGCGTTTGCCAGCTTGACGTAGACGAAGGCTCAGGCCTTGAGGAGGAAAGCGAAGAGGAGCAGCGTATGTGTAAGGTCGCCGGGAGGGACTGCTGCTCCGCCCCCCAACAGCAAACCTTAAGACAGAAGGAGCATGCCTCAGAGCTGCCTAGCCAGACTAGCACCAGCAATGGAGACCACGTGGTGTGA